In bacterium, a single window of DNA contains:
- a CDS encoding cyclopropane-fatty-acyl-phospholipid synthase family protein: MSTTTSTSTASILPRPSRRIRPARRQPSLFQRWAKTAIDRRLEGLVGGPVRIHDDEGTREFGDGRGKAIEVWVRSPRLYARLAREGSLGAGTSWIEGDWECNDLPALLRLLVAQPGFVGPSGRLDSFLARGESALRTLASPLTKNTRGGSRRNISAHYDLGNDFYAAMLDPSMTYSSAIFGFPGEPLESAQTEKYDRLCRQLDLRPSHRLLEIGTGWGGFALHAAKHYGCQVTTTTISAEQRALALERVEAAGLGDRIDVRFDDYRDLTGRYDRLVSIEMIEAVGAEYLDRFVQVCSDRLEPDGVMGLQAIVIADQLYERSKRHVDFIKKYVFPGGFLPSVAAISDRVARVSDFRIQDIHDITADYAETLRRWRANLDERPEAYASVDDSGAFERLWAYYLAYCEAGFEERRIGCVQMTLTKSGWRPGR; encoded by the coding sequence GTGAGTACGACGACCAGCACCAGCACCGCCAGCATCCTGCCTCGGCCGTCGCGTCGAATCCGACCCGCGCGGAGACAGCCGTCGCTCTTCCAGCGGTGGGCGAAGACCGCCATCGACCGTCGCCTGGAGGGCCTCGTCGGAGGCCCGGTCCGAATCCACGACGACGAGGGAACTCGCGAGTTCGGAGACGGCCGCGGGAAGGCGATCGAGGTGTGGGTGCGTTCTCCGCGGCTCTACGCGCGGCTCGCCCGCGAAGGATCGCTCGGGGCGGGTACGTCCTGGATCGAGGGCGACTGGGAATGCAACGATCTCCCGGCGCTTCTCCGCCTGCTGGTGGCGCAGCCTGGATTCGTGGGACCCTCGGGTCGACTGGACTCGTTCCTCGCGCGCGGCGAGTCCGCGCTCCGGACGCTCGCTTCGCCGCTCACGAAGAACACCCGGGGCGGGAGTCGTCGCAACATCTCGGCCCACTACGACCTCGGCAACGACTTCTACGCGGCGATGCTCGATCCCTCGATGACCTACTCGTCGGCGATCTTCGGCTTTCCCGGCGAGCCCCTCGAGTCGGCCCAGACGGAGAAGTACGACCGACTCTGCCGACAGCTCGATCTGCGCCCCTCCCATCGGCTGCTCGAGATCGGAACGGGCTGGGGCGGCTTCGCGCTCCACGCGGCGAAGCACTACGGCTGCCAGGTCACGACGACGACGATCAGCGCCGAGCAGCGCGCCCTCGCCCTCGAGCGCGTGGAAGCGGCGGGTCTGGGCGACCGGATCGACGTCCGCTTCGACGACTACCGCGACCTGACCGGACGCTACGACCGACTGGTGTCGATCGAGATGATCGAGGCGGTCGGCGCCGAGTACCTCGACCGCTTCGTCCAGGTCTGCTCGGATCGGCTCGAGCCCGACGGCGTGATGGGCCTGCAGGCGATCGTGATCGCGGATCAGCTCTATGAACGTTCGAAGCGGCACGTGGACTTCATCAAGAAGTACGTCTTCCCGGGCGGCTTCCTGCCCTCGGTCGCGGCGATCTCCGATCGCGTTGCCCGGGTCAGCGACTTCCGCATCCAGGACATCCACGACATCACTGCGGACTACGCCGAGACGCTGCGGCGTTGGCGCGCGAACCTCGACGAGAGACCGGAGGCCTATGCCTCGGTCGACGACAGCGGCGCCTTCGAGCGTCTGTGGGCCTACTACCTGGCCTACTGTGAGGCCGGATTCGAGGAGCGCCGGATCGGCTGCGTCCAGATGACGCTCACCAAGTCGGGCTGGCGTCCGGGGCGCTGA
- the argG gene encoding argininosuccinate synthase has protein sequence MQIGDLTGEKIGICVSGGLDSKSVTSRLIEAGLDVVGFTADLAQPDEEDIEDIPRKMAPTGAETRIVDLRDSMAKAAMLVVKAQARYDGGYWNTTGIARAVTVHGLLEAMKAEGCTVLAHGATGRGNDQIRFERYTNVLAPEMKVYAAWRDPQLLEQFPGRREMAAYLQDKGIEAAVGGAKRYSTDANVAGLSHEAEDLEELTTPATIVEPTMGVWPQDAPDKIETVTLRFEKGTCVELNGKALGHFDMLVEANEVAGRNGVGISNALENRIIGTKSRGVYEAPGMTLLGAGVEAVYQAVLDRRATTLFRYLSTIVSEAVYDGRLFDPAPRAAISAINLMAENANGTVELGLYKGSLFFQQLTDVTGSLYNPADASMEASDGLNPVSSQGYVEVQAVEAIAMANAGQIVAPAWEE, from the coding sequence ATGCAGATCGGTGACCTCACTGGTGAAAAGATCGGAATCTGTGTTTCGGGCGGCCTCGACAGCAAGTCGGTGACGTCCCGCCTGATCGAGGCGGGCCTCGACGTCGTCGGCTTCACCGCCGACCTCGCGCAGCCCGACGAAGAGGACATCGAAGACATCCCGCGCAAGATGGCACCGACCGGCGCGGAGACGCGGATCGTCGACCTGCGGGACTCGATGGCGAAGGCCGCGATGCTCGTGGTCAAGGCGCAGGCGCGCTACGACGGCGGCTACTGGAACACGACGGGCATCGCCCGCGCCGTCACGGTCCACGGCCTCCTCGAGGCGATGAAGGCCGAGGGCTGCACCGTCCTCGCCCACGGCGCGACTGGCCGCGGCAACGATCAGATCCGCTTCGAGCGCTACACGAACGTGCTCGCCCCCGAGATGAAGGTCTACGCCGCCTGGCGCGACCCGCAGCTCCTCGAGCAGTTCCCGGGCCGACGCGAGATGGCCGCCTATCTCCAGGACAAGGGAATCGAGGCTGCGGTCGGCGGTGCCAAACGCTACTCGACCGACGCGAACGTCGCGGGCCTCTCCCACGAAGCCGAAGACCTCGAAGAGCTGACCACGCCGGCCACGATCGTCGAACCGACGATGGGCGTCTGGCCGCAGGACGCGCCCGACAAGATCGAGACGGTCACCCTGCGCTTCGAGAAGGGCACCTGCGTCGAGCTCAACGGCAAGGCGCTCGGCCACTTCGACATGCTCGTCGAGGCCAACGAGGTCGCCGGTCGCAACGGCGTCGGCATCTCGAACGCCCTCGAGAACCGGATCATCGGCACGAAGAGCCGCGGCGTCTACGAAGCGCCCGGCATGACGCTCCTCGGCGCGGGCGTCGAGGCGGTCTATCAGGCCGTCCTCGACCGTCGGGCGACCACCCTCTTCCGATACCTCTCGACGATCGTGTCGGAGGCCGTCTACGACGGCCGCCTCTTCGACCCGGCGCCGCGCGCCGCGATCTCGGCGATCAATCTGATGGCCGAGAACGCAAACGGGACCGTCGAGCTCGGGCTCTACAAGGGCAGCCTCTTCTTCCAGCAGCTGACCGACGTGACGGGCTCGCTCTACAACCCGGCGGACGCCTCGATGGAAGCGAGCGACGGGCTGAACCCGGTGTCGAGCCAGGGCTACGTCGAGGTCCAGGCGGTCGAGGCGATCGCGATGGCGAACGCCGGACAGATCGTGGCGCCGGCCTGGGAAGAGTAG
- a CDS encoding PEP-CTERM sorting domain-containing protein, whose amino-acid sequence MSRIAPFVLLVLLLGLVPGHVFAQAQIQLLDAGDVSLPVSLSADGSTIAWTGRAGSRATLSSHHIPSGVTREYLSGCCNAPSTPAINSDGSIIAGSYFSGGSSRMSYTISNGVLAAGPPTLQFDRAISDDGRVRVGQTGTVASRTDDGVSTILADPPGGGTISVARAITPDGNIIAGTAAGSFGAQAAVWQNGNVRLLQPRFGSGSGSGVTAMTDDGRTLAGFENGDFQPQAVYWTRFGVFGPFVIPSPGTTALTDMQATDIGSTPEGNLIVGTGFSGSTEIPWIWDAEGGTRELSVFLESMGIDTRSTQLTSALISRDGRTLAGAGQNASGPVVWYAVIPEPGTALLLGLGLAGLAARRDRA is encoded by the coding sequence ATGTCTCGCATTGCGCCCTTCGTGCTCCTTGTTCTTCTTCTGGGCCTCGTCCCCGGCCACGTCTTCGCGCAGGCCCAGATCCAGCTTCTGGATGCCGGCGACGTGAGTCTGCCGGTGAGCCTGTCGGCCGACGGCTCGACGATCGCCTGGACCGGTCGAGCCGGATCGCGAGCGACCCTCTCCTCCCATCACATTCCGAGCGGCGTGACGAGGGAGTATCTGTCCGGGTGCTGCAACGCTCCCAGCACGCCCGCGATCAACAGCGATGGATCGATCATCGCCGGCTCCTATTTCTCCGGCGGTTCCAGTCGAATGTCCTACACGATCTCGAACGGTGTGCTCGCCGCCGGACCGCCGACGCTGCAGTTCGACCGGGCGATCTCGGACGACGGTCGCGTTCGGGTCGGCCAGACGGGCACCGTCGCTTCGCGGACCGACGACGGGGTCTCGACGATTCTGGCCGATCCGCCCGGTGGCGGCACGATCAGCGTCGCCCGCGCGATCACCCCGGACGGAAACATCATCGCCGGTACCGCCGCCGGATCCTTCGGTGCACAAGCCGCCGTGTGGCAGAACGGAAACGTGCGCCTCCTGCAGCCTCGCTTCGGCTCGGGATCGGGGAGCGGCGTCACGGCCATGACCGACGACGGTCGGACGCTGGCCGGCTTCGAGAACGGGGACTTCCAGCCGCAGGCCGTCTACTGGACCCGGTTCGGGGTCTTCGGCCCCTTCGTCATCCCGTCACCCGGGACGACGGCGCTGACGGACATGCAGGCGACCGACATCGGATCGACGCCCGAAGGCAATCTGATCGTCGGAACCGGGTTCTCCGGCTCGACGGAGATCCCCTGGATCTGGGATGCCGAAGGTGGAACGCGAGAGCTCAGCGTCTTCCTCGAATCGATGGGCATCGATACGCGTTCCACGCAACTCACGAGCGCCCTGATCAGCCGGGACGGACGTACGCTCGCCGGGGCGGGTCAGAACGCTTCCGGTCCGGTCGTCTGGTACGCGGTGATCCCGGAGCCCGGGACCGCGCTGCTCCTCGGCCTCGGTCTCGCGGGCCTCGCCGCCCGCCGCGACCGCGCCTAG
- a CDS encoding cytochrome c family protein, translated as MVLALAVALALPTLSASADAPVIPQYGPDKHEGVSSCDGSTCHGSAAPRNDRNVRQDEVLIWTEEDRHSQRAYKVLLNRDSKRISKNLGRKKAPHQDDLCLDCHADNPPPDKRRTENNSFRVEDGVGCEGCHGGAERWLRPHDSGASHAKNIELGMYPTDEPVARTRLCLSCHLGDRKKFVDHRLMGAGHPRQSFEVALFSILQPYHWEPDEDYTARGKQAPSDVKLWAIGQAVAVDEVLDAMLDDERNKLGLFPELVLYDCQACHHGIDKMRRWRPRASTGLGPGVVRLNDSNFLMLIQALQLIDPAGAKSLRNDLKTLHQGASEGRGDPKAIARRIRANIAKLLPKMEKWKVDAKALRALSKNVLADALGGEYADYAGSEQAAMALQTIVYGYYAEALIDDDVYDGLEQRELTKLLDSVADPDKFNPDAAKKAFQALEKKLRGK; from the coding sequence ATAAACACGAGGGCGTCTCGAGCTGTGACGGCAGCACCTGCCACGGCAGCGCCGCCCCGCGCAACGACCGCAACGTCCGCCAGGACGAGGTCCTGATCTGGACCGAAGAGGACCGCCACAGCCAGCGCGCCTACAAGGTTCTCCTGAACCGCGACTCCAAGCGGATCTCGAAGAATCTCGGTCGGAAGAAGGCGCCCCACCAGGACGATCTCTGCCTCGACTGCCACGCGGACAATCCGCCCCCCGACAAACGACGCACCGAGAACAACAGCTTCCGGGTCGAGGACGGCGTCGGCTGCGAGGGCTGCCATGGCGGTGCGGAGCGCTGGCTGCGACCGCACGACTCCGGCGCTTCCCACGCGAAGAACATCGAGCTCGGCATGTACCCGACCGACGAGCCGGTCGCGCGCACGCGGCTCTGCCTGTCGTGCCACCTCGGCGACCGCAAGAAGTTCGTCGACCACCGACTGATGGGCGCGGGACACCCGCGGCAGAGCTTCGAGGTCGCCCTCTTCTCGATCCTCCAGCCCTACCACTGGGAGCCGGACGAGGACTACACCGCGCGCGGCAAGCAGGCGCCCTCGGACGTGAAGCTCTGGGCGATCGGGCAGGCGGTCGCGGTCGACGAAGTCCTCGATGCGATGCTCGACGACGAGCGCAACAAGCTCGGCCTCTTCCCGGAGCTGGTGCTCTACGACTGCCAGGCCTGCCACCACGGGATCGACAAGATGCGCCGGTGGCGCCCCCGCGCGAGCACCGGCCTCGGTCCGGGCGTCGTTCGGCTCAACGACTCGAACTTCCTGATGCTGATCCAGGCGCTCCAGCTGATCGACCCGGCCGGCGCGAAGTCCCTCCGCAACGACCTGAAGACGCTCCACCAGGGAGCGAGCGAGGGCCGCGGCGATCCGAAGGCGATCGCCCGACGCATCCGCGCGAACATCGCGAAGCTCCTCCCGAAGATGGAGAAGTGGAAGGTCGACGCGAAGGCGCTTCGCGCCCTCTCGAAGAACGTCCTGGCCGACGCCCTCGGCGGCGAGTACGCGGACTACGCCGGCTCCGAGCAGGCGGCGATGGCGCTCCAGACGATCGTCTACGGCTACTACGCCGAGGCGCTGATCGACGACGACGTCTACGACGGCCTCGAGCAACGCGAGCTGACGAAGCTGCTCGACTCGGTGGCGGACCCGGACAAGTTCAATCCGGACGCAGCCAAGAAGGCCTTCCAGGCCCTCGAGAAGAAGCTCCGCGGGAAGTAG